A window of Danio aesculapii chromosome 16, fDanAes4.1, whole genome shotgun sequence genomic DNA:
cacatgccatTTAGTAACAAAAGTCATATTGGTATTCTCATATTAAGTAGTTCAGACAGTATACAAAGAGCAGTACTGGTATTTTTCATTCCTCTCTATCTATTAGAAAAACCCAGAGGCTCCAACTGACACAACTGAACTAATGAACACTAGCAGCTGTACTAAACAAATTCACTGAGCATACATAAGCAGTGGGCACTGACCTATTTTCTGCATCTTATATCATTCATGCAATATGAAGCTCGGAGAACATCCATCAgtcatatttagtttattttatactgtagaatttgttaataatgataaattattcaaaaaaaaatttgtgtaAATTTCCTCCGagtcctccagtttcccccacagtccaaagacatgcgcttcaggtgaattgggtaggctaaattgttcgtaatgtatgtgtgtgaatgagtgtgtatggatgtttcccagtaatgggttgcagctggaagggcattcactgtgtaaaacatatgctggagaagttggcggttcattccgctgtggcgacccctgattaataaagggactaagctgaacagaaaagaaaatgaatgaatgaataaataagttcaTCATGAATGAGTACTCcactcacagatctctcttttaaattgtgTGTAGACATTTGATTAATCATAAAAGATTAACAAAATTAGTACCAAAGGCAAAAATGTGAACTAATCTGTCAAAGGAATCTTAAGATTACAGTCCAAAATGTTAAGGGaatctattaaaataaattttaatgaacaggaaaaaaaaataaaaatcaggaaaaacaTAGAacataaaatttaattgaaatattgtagtttgtaattttgttaaaaaattttgcaataactcatttgaatataaatgtattgtctttctattcctaaagatgttcggcgaccaaacttttatttaatgtatagaactaattaataaacctgttttgtttaaatacccCAAAATTATTGGCTATTTTCACTGAAATTGCTGTGCACTGTATACAACGGACAATTATTCATTTTatctattatatttaaatattgtgtgCACAACTATTGTGTTGTAGTCTCACCTTGCAGTTCTTCCACCAGTACTTGTTCTTGAGTTTGGCAGCACAGCTTTCGAATTGTGAAGCCCCAGCCTGTAGAGCATCTGCTCTGTCGTCCAGCTCCGACAGCTTCTGGTCTCTCTCCAGCACTTTATCCACATTCACACGCATGATATCCACCACCTCTCACGATCGCACAAACACACCAAGCAAGAAAGAACCACATTGAACAGAGTTGCAAAAGTAATGAACTCTCTTTTGTTTACACAAAATGATTATgcattattttgtgttatttaacaCAAAGAGCCTAAAAATATTAGTAGCTAAAAAGTGCAACTGTGAAACATCGTttgaacctttatttatttaatgagagTGTATATTTTGTCCTCTGCTTGTTTAATGCTCTAATTGTTTTATCCATAAAGTCTGACCATGCAAACTCTCACCTCCTCCACTTGTGCTTGTGTTTGCTGTAATCTGCGGTTGCTGGTGGTGTTTGGAGGGGGAGCAGGAGCACCAGCTCCTCCAGGGCCACCTGGAGCACCTGCCGGATTGGCATCATCCGCAGCAGACCTGAAAAAGAATCAGGACACACATTCTTAAGTGAATTTGCTAACTGCACAGCAAAAAGTGGTAACCTGCTATTGTTGCTTTAAAGGGCAATTATTACCCGAATAAATCCATAACATTAGTTTTgctgataaaaatgtgtgaattTTGGCTCAGtgataaaattggataaaattttattttgtgttaatcATTCTTTTAATCTAAATTACTTGTCAGCGGATGTATTTTCATTGCtcaaaatagcaatttagttatacagtgtattttaaactgacaaagcatttataaaaacagaaacattatttataattattattcataaaatctaTATAAAGGATTCCAACAATGTATTGCATAATatttatatgtagatatataaattatattcttATGTATATAACCATGGAGGTTTAGTGGAGCTAAGCTAAGCAATACTCCACAAGACAAGCTAAACTAAACACACTACGGTGTAAATATAATCCAGTATAATAAATGTGAGATACTTTCTTGTGAAATTTGTTAGAAAGTGTTTGCAAATAACTGTAAATTTGtaatagcagtaataataataataataataattataataataataatagaaaaacaataataatattaacacagGACAACACATTTGGAATACAAATAGTATTTAGTAATAGCCTACAACAAATAGCCTACTTACATCTTTCTCTCAGCTGTTTCGGAGTGTCTCACTCAAGAAGAATCGAGAGATGGTAAAATGCCAAATTAAAACAGTTACGTACAGGCAGAAACAGTCGGAAGCGAGTGACTGAAAATTGGAAGCGAGTGACTGAAAAAACACAGTTCAAGCGAGCTGCTGCTTTTGCGGGATCCCCATCAGTGCATGTGGCGATTTGTCGCAGCGCGCGCCGGATAGTGAGAGCGGTCGCGTGCTCGGACGCACGAGCGCATGTATTATTGTTGAATTCAGCCTTAAGCAAACTCCGGTaacggattttttttttaaatgagcaaaaaaattgttaaacgttcaaaaaatgaatgtaaattaggAAACCATCACTGTGTACTTCAAACATCCGTTGGCTAGGCTGTTCTGCTCTCGGATGTGTTGGTTTGTAGGTTAGTGCAGTAGATGCGTTCCTGCACTGCGTCGCTCCTGAAGCTGAACTCATGAGGACGATGATGCGCAGCATGTTTCCACAGCCCCAtcctttctctctcgctctctctataCTGCGACACATTAGTGAATTGAGAGTGCTGAGTCGGCTTGTTCTTTCCAAAGGGACTTTCCTTTTAAGTGAAAATGGTTCATACGTATAATTAACATTATAGGGCAGTATTTTCACAAATTTTGCCGCATAGCATTTAAGAACGAGCTGAAGCAAAtctgaaataatacaaaataataataataataataattgttaagtGGTTTGTTgagtggcaacagtgtgtgaatatagcctgcctttaatgataaaaattaataatgtcaACGATTAAGAAGATTATAAAGgtgttttaggatgcacaaatgaatacTAGTGAAtggcaacagcctgaggtatcaagacaattgtgctgcccattacattacaaaccacaaattgttcagcaggatagcgctcattctcatacttcagcctccacatcaaagttcctgaaagcaaagaaggtcaaggtgcttcaggattggccagcccactcaccagacatgaacatcattgagcatgtctggggtaaaatggagaaggcattgaagataaatccaaaaaatcttgatgaactttaggagtcctgcaagaacactttctttgccattccagattacttaagttgagtcattgcagagatgtgtggatgcagtagTCCaaggagtcatgcacaatattaattctatTTCCACTGCACCGTGactat
This region includes:
- the vamp1b gene encoding vesicle-associated membrane protein 2, with protein sequence MSAADDANPAGAPGGPGGAGAPAPPPNTTSNRRLQQTQAQVEEVVDIMRVNVDKVLERDQKLSELDDRADALQAGASQFESCAAKLKNKYWWKNCKMMIIMGVIGVLFVGIIFLYFFS